In Rana temporaria chromosome 3, aRanTem1.1, whole genome shotgun sequence, a single window of DNA contains:
- the LOC120930645 gene encoding olfactory receptor 11L1-like yields the protein MNTSLSMGFILLGFQELYGLQNYLFTFFLLIYVMTICGNLLIITLVVNTKNLQTPMYFFLTLLSLSDLILSTNIVPKMLHVVVNVRTYISFVSCITQFYFFSFSECLECLLLTVMSYDRYLAICNPLNYISIMNNILCKNLIVTCWMLSISISFIIALSLGLLEFCGSNIIDHFFCDYPPLIELSCSDTSLVQLEVTLLSFPILVIPFIIITFSYIHIIKIILRIPSNTGRQKAFSTCSSHLTVVSTYYVTLISMYGFPIKGQSLKISKVLSLLYTVGTPLMNPVIYSLRNKDIKNAFRKNYQMFCRIVS from the coding sequence ATGAACACCTCTTTGTCTATGGGGTTTATTCTTCTGGGATTTCAAGAGCTCTATGGTCTACAGAATTATCTCTTCACTTTTTTCCTTTTGATTTACGTTATGACCATATGTGGAAATCTTTTGATCATCACTCTGGTGGTCAACACCAAAAACCTCCAAACTCCCATGTACTTCTTCCTTACCCTACTGTCTTTATCAGACCTTATACTGAGTACAAATATTGTGCCCAAAATGCTTCATGTGGTGGTCAACGTGAGAACTTATATATCTTTTGTTAGCTGCATCACTCAGTTCTACTTCTTCTCCTTTTCAGAATGTTTAGAGTGTCTTCTTCTAACAGTCATGTCCTACGATCGCTACTTGGCCATCTGTAACCCCTTAAACTATATTTCCATTATGAATAACATATTGTGCAAGAATCTTATTGTGACATGTTGGATGTTGAGTATTTCTATATCCTTCATCATTGCCCTGTCTCTAGGGTTACTTGAGTTTTGTGGCAGTAATATTATTGACCATTTTTTCTGTGATTACCCCCCTTTGATAGAATTATCATGTTCGGACACCTCGTTAGTTCAGTTGGAGGTTACCCTTCTTAGTTTTCCCATACTTGTTATTCCTTTTATTATTATCACCTTCTCATACATTCATATTATCAAGATCATTCTAAGGATTCCATCCAATACCGGGAGGCAGAAAGCCTTCTCTACCTGCAGCTCCCACCTCACTGTTGTGTCTACCTATTATGTAACCTTGATCTCTATGTATGGCTTTCCAATCAAAGGGCAATCCCTCAAAATAAGCAAAGTCTTATCTCTGCTGTACACTGTGGGGACACCATTAATGAACCCTGTTATATATAGCTTGAGAAACAAAGATATTAAGAATGCCTTTAGAAAGAATTATCAAATGTTTTGTAGAATTGTATCTTAG